The following proteins come from a genomic window of Verrucomicrobium sp.:
- a CDS encoding chlorite dismutase family protein yields MEAKPLRPKEGLFVLHLFYTIDRLVWQNVPLPERQANWDRLQRIIEEAAAADQGQVVTCAMIARADIGFMLLGADLHSLQRIEKQIAASLGAGVLKPVFTFFSLTERSEYTQTEEEYQMELQARGVVPASPDYEGKMEAFRQRIAHYTEARLYPKLPDWEFFAFYPMLKRRDGGDNWYTIPHTLRKKLMLGHAAVGRTYSGRVQQLVTGATGLDDWEWGVTLFAHDPYDVKSIVYEMRFDEVSSRYGGFGAFYTGLVLPLAEIWKRLDLE; encoded by the coding sequence ATGGAAGCCAAACCGCTCCGCCCGAAGGAAGGCCTCTTCGTCCTCCACCTTTTCTACACCATCGACCGCCTAGTCTGGCAGAACGTTCCCCTGCCGGAGCGGCAGGCCAATTGGGACCGCCTCCAGCGGATCATCGAGGAGGCCGCCGCCGCCGACCAAGGCCAGGTCGTCACCTGCGCCATGATCGCCCGGGCCGACATCGGCTTCATGCTCCTGGGAGCCGATCTCCATTCCCTTCAACGGATCGAGAAGCAGATCGCCGCCTCCCTCGGCGCGGGCGTTCTTAAGCCGGTTTTCACCTTCTTCTCCCTCACGGAGCGGTCCGAATACACCCAGACGGAGGAGGAATACCAGATGGAGCTGCAGGCCCGGGGCGTCGTCCCCGCCAGCCCCGATTACGAGGGGAAAATGGAGGCCTTCCGCCAGCGCATCGCCCACTACACGGAGGCCCGCCTCTACCCGAAGCTGCCCGATTGGGAATTCTTCGCCTTTTATCCCATGCTCAAGCGCCGCGACGGCGGGGACAACTGGTACACCATTCCCCACACCCTGCGGAAAAAGCTGATGCTGGGCCACGCCGCCGTGGGCCGCACCTACAGCGGCCGGGTCCAGCAGCTGGTCACCGGCGCCACCGGCCTGGACGATTGGGAATGGGGCGTCACCCTCTTTGCCCACGATCCCTACGACGTGAAATCGATCGTCTACGAGATGCGCTTTGACGAAGTCAGTTCCCGCTACGGCGGCTTCGGCGCCTTCTACACCGGCCTTGTCCTGCCCCTGGCGGAGATTTGGAAGCGGCTCGACCTCGAATAG